In a single window of the Mesorhizobium shangrilense genome:
- a CDS encoding glycoside hydrolase family 5 protein produces the protein MALLTAAIKRALLLLALLAACTLPASATSFDMKRGINLDAWSTWPGEDRWSDPSVLLPFPEWRRTVGERELKTLREAGFDFVRMPVDPAPLLSPAAAGLREELFENVLESVRLVNAAGLKAVVDLHAIPWGDGRSVSTGKLMEDDALFEDYVEMVRSVARLLADEDPSRVALEVMNEPTAGCEGGDPIWPDRLKRLFAAARASATRLTLVLPGACWGSAEGLAAINPSEFPDDNLVWTFHSYSPFLLTHQGASWAGDFIPYVAGIPYPPDSVSAEEMERILQSIRERMRDEAPMLRREGMVAYLGEQFAEIDTPDKLRTAMAAPFKTVDAWAKQHGIAPEKIFLGEFGMIRQDYGSPFLMNPKWRALYVKDMIEIAEQHGFAWSIWSYGGAFGVVEEFDQRPAEPDVIEMVRELAGSSR, from the coding sequence ATGGCACTATTGACCGCCGCGATCAAGCGCGCGCTCCTTTTGCTGGCGCTCCTCGCCGCCTGCACGTTGCCCGCGTCGGCGACCAGCTTCGATATGAAGCGCGGCATCAACCTCGACGCGTGGTCCACCTGGCCCGGCGAAGACCGCTGGAGCGATCCCTCTGTTCTGCTGCCCTTTCCGGAATGGCGCCGCACCGTCGGCGAGCGCGAACTGAAGACGCTGCGCGAGGCTGGCTTCGACTTCGTCCGCATGCCGGTCGATCCCGCCCCGCTGCTGTCGCCGGCCGCAGCCGGCCTGCGTGAGGAGCTTTTCGAGAACGTTCTGGAATCGGTCAGGTTGGTCAACGCCGCCGGCCTCAAGGCGGTCGTCGACCTTCATGCGATCCCCTGGGGCGACGGCCGTTCGGTCAGCACCGGCAAGCTGATGGAGGACGACGCCCTCTTCGAGGACTATGTCGAGATGGTGCGCAGCGTGGCGCGATTGCTCGCCGACGAAGATCCGTCGCGCGTCGCGCTCGAGGTGATGAACGAGCCGACCGCCGGCTGCGAAGGAGGCGACCCCATCTGGCCCGACCGGCTGAAGCGCCTTTTTGCCGCCGCCCGCGCCTCCGCGACGCGGCTCACGCTCGTGCTGCCGGGCGCCTGCTGGGGCTCCGCCGAAGGCCTCGCCGCAATCAACCCGTCCGAATTCCCCGACGACAATCTGGTCTGGACCTTCCACTCCTATTCGCCTTTCCTGTTGACGCATCAGGGCGCGAGCTGGGCCGGTGATTTCATCCCCTACGTCGCCGGCATCCCCTATCCGCCCGACAGCGTGTCTGCGGAAGAGATGGAGCGTATCCTGCAATCGATCCGAGAGAGGATGCGCGACGAGGCGCCGATGCTGAGGCGCGAAGGCATGGTCGCCTATCTCGGCGAGCAGTTCGCCGAGATAGACACGCCCGATAAGCTGCGCACGGCGATGGCAGCACCCTTCAAGACGGTCGATGCCTGGGCGAAGCAGCACGGCATTGCGCCCGAAAAAATCTTCCTCGGCGAATTCGGCATGATCCGGCAGGACTACGGAAGCCCCTTCCTCATGAATCCGAAATGGCGCGCCTTGTATGTGAAGGACATGATCGAAATCGCCGAGCAGCATGGCTTCGCCTGGTCGATCTGGAGCTACGGCGGTGCGTTCGGCGTCGTCGAGGAGTTCGACCAGCGCCCCGCCGAGCCGGACGTCATCGAGATGGTGCGGGAACTCGCGGGCAGTTCGCGATAG
- the ybgC gene encoding tol-pal system-associated acyl-CoA thioesterase: MADHGESARLLTGIAGELTPFGHRIMARVYYADTDFSGVVYHARYLEFFERGRSDFLRLAGVHHTELADGKHGEKLVWVVRRMEIDFRGPARIDDILTVDTHAEDISGARIVMAQQLKRGHEVLVEARVEAAIIGANGRPRRFPKEWIAAFMPKG; this comes from the coding sequence ATGGCGGATCATGGTGAATCTGCGCGGCTGCTCACGGGCATCGCCGGAGAACTCACGCCGTTCGGCCATCGCATCATGGCGCGGGTCTACTATGCCGACACGGATTTTTCCGGCGTCGTCTACCACGCGCGCTATCTCGAATTCTTCGAGCGCGGACGTTCGGATTTCCTGCGGCTGGCCGGCGTGCACCACACCGAACTGGCCGACGGCAAGCATGGCGAGAAGCTTGTCTGGGTGGTGCGGCGCATGGAGATCGACTTTCGCGGCCCGGCAAGGATCGACGACATCCTGACCGTCGACACGCATGCAGAGGATATCTCCGGAGCCCGCATCGTCATGGCGCAGCAGCTCAAGCGCGGCCACGAGGTGCTGGTGGAGGCGCGAGTCGAGGCGGCGATCATCGGCGCAAACGGCCGCCCCCGGCGGTTTCCGAAGGAATGGATCGCGGCGTTCATGCCCAAAGGATGA
- a CDS encoding DUF1254 domain-containing protein encodes MKRALAALAFVSAFAMPASAEDADYLSRAFNAAHADLARSAGMPAQLANEQYVEALARLVYYWAYPAIDVTSRTSMWELMKDGPGLMFGVGPGSPVNESGCIAGYLPPSQRIVVTPNNDTFYGEAFLDLGREPVVIQTPTDVPEGHYWVMQVTDVFTNVVRTLGSAWGTPGGKFLLVGPDWLGEKPDGFIDVIRLSTNVGGVFPRSFAARTPEATARAIAVQNQMGVYPLSKNESGRKQFDCEAYSRNHIFVGGVTAELIAADPDVARTQWVVPSRFWQDLEHVLAANPMVGPDDEAMAKQAKVLVALGKSDPAWKTLLDKAVAKADADLHASARYEQIGVDVGNGWQRQLNGGLWGADWFGRAQAAVAYILVNDYHEAVYLIRGTDAKGGLLDGKHAYTMTFAKDALPPVDRSKGGFWSLTIYDKEYFMLPNSPNGRTNIGTVSLDADELKFGPDGTLMLVMSHAEPTEADARANWLPAPEGQFALIIRAYVPSEAILKDKYAFPDVERE; translated from the coding sequence ATGAAACGCGCTCTTGCCGCTCTCGCCTTCGTGAGTGCCTTCGCGATGCCTGCCTCGGCCGAGGACGCGGACTATCTCTCCCGCGCCTTCAACGCGGCCCATGCCGACCTGGCAAGGTCGGCCGGCATGCCGGCGCAGCTCGCCAACGAGCAGTATGTCGAGGCGCTCGCGCGCCTCGTCTACTACTGGGCCTATCCGGCCATCGACGTCACCTCGCGAACCAGCATGTGGGAGCTCATGAAGGACGGACCTGGCCTGATGTTCGGGGTGGGGCCCGGTTCGCCGGTCAACGAGAGCGGCTGCATCGCCGGATATCTGCCGCCGTCGCAGCGCATCGTCGTTACGCCCAACAACGACACCTTCTACGGCGAAGCCTTCCTCGATCTCGGCCGCGAGCCGGTGGTGATCCAGACGCCGACGGACGTGCCGGAGGGACACTACTGGGTGATGCAGGTCACCGACGTCTTCACCAACGTCGTGCGCACGCTGGGCTCGGCCTGGGGCACGCCCGGCGGGAAGTTCCTGCTGGTCGGACCCGACTGGCTGGGCGAAAAGCCGGACGGCTTCATCGACGTCATCCGGCTCAGCACGAATGTCGGCGGCGTCTTCCCGCGCAGTTTCGCCGCCCGCACGCCCGAGGCGACGGCCCGCGCCATCGCCGTGCAGAACCAGATGGGCGTCTATCCGCTCAGCAAGAACGAGAGCGGCCGCAAGCAGTTCGACTGCGAGGCCTACAGCAGGAACCACATCTTCGTCGGCGGCGTCACCGCCGAGCTGATCGCGGCCGACCCCGACGTCGCGCGCACCCAATGGGTGGTCCCGTCCCGCTTCTGGCAGGACCTCGAGCATGTGCTGGCGGCAAACCCGATGGTCGGGCCGGACGACGAGGCGATGGCCAAGCAGGCGAAGGTTCTGGTCGCCCTCGGCAAATCAGATCCCGCATGGAAGACCCTGCTCGACAAGGCCGTGGCCAAGGCCGACGCGGACCTGCACGCGTCGGCCCGGTACGAGCAGATCGGCGTCGACGTGGGCAATGGATGGCAGCGCCAGCTGAATGGCGGCCTGTGGGGGGCCGACTGGTTCGGCCGGGCGCAGGCCGCGGTCGCCTACATTCTCGTCAACGACTATCACGAGGCCGTCTACCTGATCCGGGGGACGGACGCCAAGGGCGGGCTGCTCGACGGCAAGCACGCCTACACCATGACCTTCGCCAAGGATGCCCTGCCGCCGGTCGACCGTTCGAAGGGTGGGTTCTGGTCGCTCACCATCTACGACAAGGAATACTTCATGCTGCCGAATTCGCCCAACGGGCGGACGAACATCGGCACGGTCAGCCTCGATGCGGACGAGCTGAAATTCGGCCCGGATGGGACGCTGATGCTGGTCATGTCGCATGCCGAACCCACCGAGGCCGACGCCCGGGCGAACTGGCTACCGGCCCCGGAAGGGCAATTCGCGCTGATCATCAGGGCCTACGTGCCGAGCGAGGCGATCCTCAAGGACAAGTATGCGTTCCCGGACGTCGAACGGGAATAG
- a CDS encoding DUF1254 domain-containing protein, whose amino-acid sequence MIRMALAFAVALMSAGTALAQDARSADELSQRFVHSRAAEAVIWGMPAVNMLLMYDQMLKAGGKPGEIIYWGKPLDWRNQTLTPNPDTLYFMGFYDTKADGAMVVEIPPAGDDGSLNGNFVTLWQTSLEDAGLHGVDKGAGVKFVITPPGFDGKVPDGFEQLQPDTFTGYFLVRSNLKSHGDADVQASLAYGKRVKFYPLAKIDSPPETVFKDVKDSEFDSTIRYDLSFFTLLDRVVQAEPWLARDRAMIDQLRSIGIERGKPFEPDDATKQSLEAGIADARAWLEARYDAGFPVFFEGTHWTMPSLPDAVEGQSTTYADPETYAVDARGIAYSYAYISIKRLGVGQFYLINIKDRNGAGYDGASTYHLRVPPDVPVEQYWSVTAYDRETHALIKGVDRASRASNAADLQKNGDGSVDIWFGPKAPEGKEGNWVPTDPDRRFELMFRLYAPTKALFEKTWTLPDVERAG is encoded by the coding sequence ATGATCCGGATGGCGCTTGCGTTTGCGGTAGCCCTGATGTCGGCGGGGACAGCTCTCGCCCAGGACGCCCGCAGCGCCGACGAGCTCAGCCAGCGGTTCGTCCACAGCCGGGCCGCCGAGGCGGTGATCTGGGGCATGCCGGCGGTCAACATGCTCCTGATGTACGACCAGATGCTGAAGGCTGGCGGCAAGCCCGGCGAGATCATCTACTGGGGCAAGCCGCTCGACTGGCGCAACCAGACGCTGACCCCCAACCCCGACACGCTCTACTTCATGGGTTTCTACGACACCAAGGCCGACGGGGCGATGGTGGTGGAGATCCCGCCGGCCGGGGACGATGGCTCGCTCAACGGCAATTTCGTGACGCTCTGGCAGACCTCGCTCGAGGATGCCGGGCTGCACGGTGTCGACAAGGGCGCCGGCGTCAAGTTCGTCATCACGCCGCCCGGCTTCGACGGCAAGGTGCCCGACGGGTTCGAGCAGCTCCAGCCCGACACCTTCACCGGCTATTTCCTGGTCCGCTCGAACCTCAAGAGCCACGGCGATGCCGACGTCCAGGCGTCGCTCGCCTACGGCAAGCGGGTGAAATTCTATCCGCTGGCGAAGATCGACAGCCCGCCGGAAACCGTTTTCAAGGACGTCAAGGACAGCGAGTTCGACTCCACGATCAGGTACGACCTCAGCTTCTTCACGCTTCTCGACCGCGTCGTGCAAGCCGAGCCGTGGCTTGCCCGCGACCGGGCGATGATCGACCAGCTGCGGTCGATCGGCATCGAGAGGGGCAAGCCCTTCGAGCCCGACGACGCGACGAAGCAATCCCTCGAGGCCGGCATCGCCGACGCGCGGGCGTGGCTCGAGGCCCGCTACGACGCCGGCTTTCCCGTCTTCTTCGAGGGGACGCACTGGACCATGCCTTCCTTGCCCGATGCGGTGGAAGGCCAGTCGACCACCTACGCCGACCCGGAGACATATGCCGTCGATGCGCGCGGCATCGCCTACAGCTACGCCTACATCTCCATCAAGCGCCTCGGCGTCGGCCAGTTCTACCTGATCAACATCAAGGACAGGAACGGCGCCGGCTACGACGGCGCCAGCACCTATCATCTGCGCGTGCCCCCCGACGTGCCGGTGGAGCAGTACTGGTCCGTCACCGCCTACGACCGCGAGACGCACGCCCTGATCAAGGGCGTCGACCGCGCCAGTCGCGCCTCCAACGCCGCCGACCTGCAGAAGAACGGCGACGGCTCAGTCGACATCTGGTTCGGGCCGAAGGCGCCCGAAGGCAAGGAGGGCAACTGGGTCCCGACCGACCCGGACCGTCGGTTCGAGCTGATGTTCCGCCTCTACGCCCCGACCAAGGCCCTCTTCGAAAAGACCTGGACCCTGCCCGACGTCGAGCGTGCCGGGTGA
- the tolQ gene encoding protein TolQ, which yields MESTALAEPGVQLSIWHLFMQAGWVVKLVMIGLLVASIWTWAIIIDKLIAFQRMRASLSRFEQIFWSGQSLEELYRTLADRATTGMGSIFVAAMREWKKSFEKGAKSPLGLQTRIDKAMDLALTREMERLEGRLGFLATIGSAGPFIGLFGTVVGIMTSFQAIAGSKSTSLAVVAPGIAEALLATAIGLLAAIPAVVAYNKLSSDAGKLAVRMEGFADEFSAILSRQIDEKVAQKG from the coding sequence ATGGAAAGTACCGCACTCGCCGAACCGGGCGTGCAACTGTCAATCTGGCACCTGTTCATGCAGGCAGGCTGGGTGGTGAAACTGGTGATGATCGGCTTGCTCGTGGCGTCGATCTGGACCTGGGCCATCATCATCGACAAGCTCATCGCTTTTCAGCGCATGCGCGCTTCGCTCAGCAGGTTTGAACAGATCTTCTGGTCTGGTCAGTCGCTGGAGGAACTCTACCGGACGCTCGCCGACCGTGCGACGACCGGCATGGGTTCGATCTTCGTCGCCGCCATGCGCGAGTGGAAGAAGAGTTTCGAGAAGGGCGCAAAATCGCCGCTCGGCCTCCAGACCCGCATCGACAAGGCGATGGACTTGGCGCTGACGCGCGAGATGGAACGTCTCGAGGGCCGTCTGGGCTTCCTGGCCACCATCGGCTCGGCCGGTCCGTTCATCGGCCTGTTCGGCACGGTGGTGGGCATCATGACGTCGTTCCAGGCGATCGCCGGATCGAAGTCGACCAGCCTCGCCGTCGTCGCGCCAGGCATCGCCGAAGCGCTGCTGGCTACCGCAATCGGCCTGCTCGCCGCCATTCCCGCGGTCGTGGCCTACAACAAGCTGTCATCGGACGCCGGCAAGCTGGCGGTGCGCATGGAAGGGTTCGCGGACGAGTTCTCCGCCATACTGTCGCGCCAAATCGATGAAAAGGTCGCCCAGAAGGGCTGA
- the tolR gene encoding protein TolR, with protein sequence MGMSVSSGGRGGRGHRRRGRHHGLMSEINVTPFVDVMLVLLIIFMVAAPLLTVGVPIELPETRAKEMNAETQPITVSINRDGQIHLQETEIPIDEVVPKLQAISKTGYEERIFVRGDKDADYGTVMQVMARVSAAGFKNLGLVTLQEQNTQ encoded by the coding sequence ATGGGGATGTCGGTTAGTTCAGGCGGCCGCGGCGGGCGCGGCCACAGGCGGCGCGGGCGGCATCACGGCCTGATGTCGGAAATCAACGTGACGCCGTTCGTCGACGTCATGCTGGTGCTGCTCATCATCTTCATGGTGGCGGCGCCGCTGTTGACGGTCGGCGTGCCGATCGAGCTCCCGGAGACGCGGGCCAAGGAAATGAACGCGGAAACGCAGCCCATCACGGTGTCGATCAATCGCGACGGTCAGATCCATCTGCAGGAGACCGAGATCCCGATCGACGAGGTGGTGCCGAAGCTGCAGGCGATTTCGAAGACCGGCTATGAAGAGCGCATTTTCGTACGCGGCGACAAGGACGCCGACTACGGTACCGTCATGCAGGTGATGGCGCGCGTCTCGGCGGCGGGATTCAAGAATCTCGGCCTCGTCACCCTCCAGGAACAGAACACCCAGTAG
- a CDS encoding energy transducer TonB family protein, with translation MKAGLTTSVILHVAVLGFGLVSLSAPRPFELQQESLPVDIIPVEEFSQATQGDEKAPMAERSAPLPTRRPDIVADAQKVGENSVDTEAPVTPDAKPRPVETAAAPAPQPKPVEKPKDEETPKPAEEPTPVPATEAAPTPAPKQEVKPDPVKETPKPEPVKQPEPAPAPEPEQTAAIEPTPEDSIAEAIEAEQPPKEEAAQLPDSAPTPESRPRPAEAQTAKAPDRKAAEKPVKEAASKPKSDEQEFSEDKVAALLNKQKASGGGAKRSTETAALGGKKKTGEKLSNSEMGALSDQLSNCWAIPAGAEGGDGLRVSVKFRVDSSGKLDGRPEIASSSGNRPFDESAVRAVQKCDRDGLILPAGKEEIWAEVVVNFDPTEMGM, from the coding sequence ATGAAAGCTGGCCTGACGACATCGGTGATATTGCACGTGGCGGTGCTGGGCTTCGGCCTGGTGTCGCTGTCGGCGCCGCGCCCGTTCGAACTGCAGCAGGAATCGCTGCCGGTCGACATCATCCCGGTCGAGGAATTCAGCCAGGCGACGCAGGGTGACGAGAAGGCGCCGATGGCCGAACGCTCGGCTCCGCTGCCGACGCGACGTCCCGACATCGTGGCCGACGCACAGAAGGTCGGCGAGAATTCGGTCGATACCGAAGCGCCGGTGACGCCGGATGCCAAGCCGCGGCCGGTCGAAACGGCGGCCGCGCCTGCGCCGCAGCCCAAGCCGGTCGAGAAGCCGAAGGACGAAGAGACGCCGAAGCCCGCCGAGGAGCCGACGCCGGTGCCAGCCACCGAGGCGGCGCCGACGCCAGCGCCCAAGCAGGAGGTCAAGCCCGATCCGGTGAAAGAAACGCCGAAGCCCGAACCGGTCAAGCAGCCTGAGCCCGCGCCCGCGCCTGAACCGGAGCAGACGGCAGCCATCGAGCCGACCCCGGAGGATTCCATCGCCGAGGCGATCGAGGCCGAGCAGCCGCCGAAGGAAGAGGCCGCGCAGCTTCCCGACTCCGCGCCGACGCCGGAATCGCGGCCGCGCCCGGCCGAAGCGCAGACCGCCAAGGCGCCTGACCGCAAGGCGGCAGAGAAGCCGGTGAAGGAAGCTGCGTCGAAGCCGAAGTCGGACGAGCAGGAATTCAGCGAGGACAAGGTCGCCGCGCTGCTCAACAAGCAGAAAGCCTCGGGCGGCGGCGCCAAGCGTTCGACCGAGACGGCCGCACTCGGCGGCAAGAAGAAGACGGGCGAAAAGCTGTCCAACAGCGAGATGGGCGCCTTGTCCGACCAGTTGAGCAATTGCTGGGCGATTCCGGCCGGCGCAGAAGGCGGCGACGGCCTGCGTGTGTCCGTGAAGTTCCGCGTCGATTCGTCCGGCAAGCTCGACGGCCGGCCAGAGATCGCGTCGTCAAGCGGCAATCGTCCGTTCGACGAAAGCGCGGTGCGCGCGGTGCAGAAATGCGACCGCGACGGCCTGATCCTGCCCGCGGGCAAAGAAGAAATCTGGGCTGAGGTGGTCGTGAATTTCGATCCCACCGAGATGGGGATGTGA